A genomic window from Candidatus Andeanibacterium colombiense includes:
- a CDS encoding FecR family protein, which produces MMEAIVPEFEEPGLDELEAAALWAERLSGPHGLDERAAFEVWLAERPAHEFAWFEMGALREAVQPAARDAAAREHALAPRRRRIGMLAACAAVLVTGFWTVPELALRLQADGIAATGETRDMRLPDGTHVAVNSGSAIDLRFAPGRREVKLLRGEAFFDVARDPAHPFTIAAGDSRVRVLGTHFNVRMDGARTTVTVAQGRVRFGPSENPASNLILTAGQQAFVESGAAQRQPVYDASAAFAWREGQIIFYRAPLRDVVAEIQRYRAAPVFVLGSGIGARTVSGAFSTRTPDVALANTARLLGLRMITLPGGIALIYD; this is translated from the coding sequence ATGATGGAAGCGATCGTACCCGAATTCGAGGAGCCGGGTCTCGACGAACTCGAGGCGGCGGCCCTGTGGGCCGAGCGGCTCTCCGGGCCGCACGGGCTGGATGAGCGCGCGGCGTTCGAAGTCTGGCTGGCGGAACGCCCGGCGCATGAGTTCGCATGGTTCGAGATGGGCGCGCTGCGCGAGGCAGTGCAGCCCGCCGCGCGCGACGCCGCCGCTCGTGAGCATGCCCTCGCCCCGCGGCGCCGGCGGATCGGCATGCTGGCGGCTTGCGCGGCGGTGCTGGTGACCGGATTCTGGACAGTGCCCGAGCTGGCGCTGCGGCTGCAGGCCGACGGCATCGCCGCGACCGGCGAGACCCGCGACATGCGCTTGCCCGACGGCACCCATGTCGCGGTCAACAGCGGCTCGGCGATCGACCTGCGCTTTGCCCCGGGGCGACGCGAAGTGAAGCTGCTGCGCGGCGAGGCGTTCTTCGACGTCGCCCGCGATCCGGCGCATCCCTTCACCATCGCCGCCGGGGATTCCCGCGTGCGCGTGCTCGGCACCCATTTCAACGTGCGGATGGACGGCGCGCGGACCACTGTGACGGTGGCGCAGGGCAGGGTGCGGTTCGGCCCCTCCGAGAATCCAGCAAGCAACTTGATCCTCACTGCCGGGCAGCAGGCCTTCGTCGAAAGCGGCGCGGCGCAGCGGCAGCCGGTTTACGATGCCTCGGCCGCCTTCGCCTGGCGCGAAGGGCAGATCATCTTCTACCGCGCTCCGCTGCGCGACGTGGTCGCGGAGATCCAGCGCTACCGCGCGGCGCCGGTGTTCGTACTGGGCTCCGGCATCGGCGCCCGCACCGTCTCGGGCGCGTTCAGCACCCGGACGCCGGACGTGGCGCTGGCCAACACCGCCAGGCTGCTTGGCCTGCGGATGATCACGCTGCCCGGCGGGATCGCGCTGATTTATGACTGA
- a CDS encoding RNA polymerase sigma factor, with protein sequence MGGKAGDPVVSLAQARTARALADGVPEGLAPLYQAYLRLGPALAAFLRRRTGCEHTAQDLLQEVWLRVARASDGAPFEIANPEAFLQRVAGNLALDWLRRNRFRAAFYDTEADPAGVASTAPDAERSYMARRAVDYLRIVVDELPPARRKAFLLCRGEGLTAKEAGLRLGIAEKTVKHQLAAAHAHIRERLVQAGLWP encoded by the coding sequence TTGGGCGGAAAGGCGGGCGATCCGGTGGTGTCTCTGGCGCAGGCCCGCACCGCGCGGGCGCTGGCCGATGGCGTGCCGGAAGGACTGGCGCCGCTCTATCAAGCCTATCTGCGCCTCGGCCCCGCGCTCGCCGCTTTCCTGCGCCGCCGCACCGGCTGCGAGCACACCGCGCAGGATCTGCTGCAGGAAGTATGGTTGCGGGTTGCCCGCGCCTCCGATGGAGCACCGTTCGAAATCGCCAATCCCGAGGCGTTCCTCCAGCGCGTCGCCGGCAATCTCGCGCTCGACTGGTTGCGGCGCAACCGCTTTCGTGCCGCTTTCTATGATACCGAGGCGGATCCCGCCGGCGTCGCGAGCACCGCGCCCGATGCGGAGCGCAGCTACATGGCCCGGCGTGCGGTGGATTACTTGAGGATCGTGGTCGATGAATTGCCGCCGGCCCGGCGCAAGGCCTTCCTGCTGTGCCGGGGCGAGGGGCTGACTGCGAAGGAAGCGGGCCTGCGGCTCGGGATCGCCGAGAAGACCGTCAAGCACCAGCTCGCCGCCGCGCACGCGCATATCCGCGAGCGGCTGGTCCAGGCAGGTCTATGGCCATGA